The Luteimonas galliterrae DNA window GAAGGCGATCCCCGGCAGAAAGGCCTGGATACGTACGCGCAGGCCCAAGCGCAGGCGCGCGCTGGCGACGCGCAGAAGCAGGAACGCTACGCGGGCGACACCGCAGCGCGCGCCAAGGTCATGTCCGATAATGTCGAAGACAAGGCACGACGGCGCGGCGACGACATGGGGACTTCGGCGTCGTCGCTGCAGTCCGCCGATTCTTCGGCGATGTTCCAGGCGCAGATGGCGATGCGCGAAGGCGCGCAGCAACCGACGGCCGCGCAAGCGCCGCCGCCCGCGGCCAATCCGCAGGCGTTGGCCGAATTGATCGAACGCCATGTGCGCCAGCTCGCGGTGGGCGAGGCCGCAGGGCGCGACAGCGACGGCCAGGTATTCTTGCGCATGGCCGATGCCACGCTGCCGGGCACCGATCTCCTGCTCAGCCGCACCGCCGACGGCTGGACGCTGCGCGCAGACGTGCGCTCGCGCAGCAGCTTCGATGCGATCCGCGAAGCCGCGCCGGAACTGACGAAGCGTTTCGCCGAACGCAACCTCGGCATCTTGAGCATCGATCCGCATTTCCACGCCTGAGCGGTTTGCTGTTCTTCCCCCTTTGAAAAAGGGGGATCGAGGGGGATTTGCTTTTGATCTTCGATGGATACAACAAGATCAAGAGCAAATCCCCCATCGCCTTCGGCGATTCGCCCCCTTTTCCAAAGGGGACAACAGCAACGGCGGCGCACTAGGGTCATTCCTAGCTGTTATCGCGGCGGATTAGCGCTTGTAATCGACGGGTACGCGCCGCAGCGCGCGTTTCGGCCACATGGAGATAAGCCATGGTCCAGCCTGTCGGTTCCTCCGAAAATCGCCCCGGCGATCACCTCAGCCCCAGCGGATTCGACTACAACCGCATCGACGGCGTGCAGGGCAACCGCAACGTCACGTCCGAATTCATCACCGAAGTCGAAGCCATGGCGCAACGGCTCGGCACGCGGCCCGAATACATCCTGGCGGTGATGAGCTTCGAGACCGGCGGCAGTTTCAGTCCCGGCCAGCGCAACAACGCCGGCAGCGGCGCGACCGGACTGATCCAGTTCATGCCCAACACCGCGCGCGAATTGGGCACCAGCACCGACGCGTTGGCGCGGATGAGCGCGGTGGACCAGTTGCAGTACGTGGAGCGCTATTTCAACAACCGTTCCGACCCGGGCGAACTGAACACGCTGGAAGGCGTCTACACCGCGGTGCTGTACGGCAGCCCGCGGCCGGATCCGAATTCGACGTTGTTCAGCCAGGGCAGCGCCGCCTACCGCGCGAACGCGCCGCTGGACACCAATCGCGACGGCCGCATCACTGCGGGCGAAGCCACGTCTTTCGTACGCGGCCGCATCAACGGCGAGGCGCCGCCGCCGACCGATACGCCGCCGGGCAACGGCGACACGCCGCCGCAGCCCTCGCCGCGCACGGGCACCGTCACCGTGCATCGCGGAGAAACGCTGTCGGGCATCGCGCGCGAAAACGGCGTCTCGTTGCCGGCGCTGATCGCCGCCAATCCGCAGATCCGCAACCCCAACCTGATCTATCCCGGCCAGACCGTCCACCTTCCGGGCGGCGGCGACGGGAGCGTCCGCGTGCAGAGCGGCGACACGCTCACGGGCATCGCGCAGCGCAACGGCGTTTCGCTGTCGGCGCTGCTGCAGGCCAATCCGCAATACCGCAGTAATCCGGACCTGATCTATCCGAATCAGGTCGTGCGGATTCCTGGCGGCGGGTCTTCCACGCCGACCAACAACGGCGGCGGTACCGATCAGCCCGCGCCGCAGCCGCCCAGCGGCGACGTGCGCAGCTATTCGCCTTACACCGTCTACAGCACCGGCGAACGCGCGGCGTTCGCGGTGTCCGATCCCGACCAGCTGCAGCCGCACCACGACTACCAGACCCAGACCCGCGAAGGCCAGCGCCTGGAAGTGCGCGATGTGGTGCTGCACCACAACGGCCAATCGCAGACGCGGCAGGCGATCCCGTCGCCGATCGCCGGCACCGTGGTCAGCGCCGGGCCGATGGGCAACGCCGGCAATGCGGTGGTGCTGCGCGGCGAACAGGGCCAGCTGGTCTACATCTTCCATATGTCCAGCATCGACGTGCGCGCCGGCCAGCGCGTGACTTACGGACAGGATCTGGGCAACCAGGGCTCCACCGGCAATTCCACCGGTCCGCACGTGCATATCGAAGCGTCGCCGCAGGTGATCGACCGCTGGGTCAACGATCTGCTCGACGGGCGTTTCGACGGACGCCGCGGCTAAGCCTCGACATACCGTAGAGCCGAGCTTGCTCGACTGCTTTTTCCCCGCCGCGACGCCGGGACAAAGCCAGTCGAGCAAGCTCGGCTCTACGAAATCGCGCGCGCTGCGGCATCGCGTGAAGGCAGCCGATGCGCGGCCGGCGCTACACTGCGCCACATGATTCGTGCGTCCATTCCTGCTCGCTTCGGCGCAGGTCTCCTGGCAGCCTGCGTCGCCGCATCCTGCACGCAGGCGCCGGCGGGCGCCGCCGCGGCGGTATCGCCGGAGCGCACGGATCCGCCAGTATCGGCGTTGCCCGCATCGATCGTGCGCGCGCTAGGCACGGATGAACGCGTGCTCGACTGCGCGCAAGGCACGCGCAACGGCGTCAGCCAGTTCCAGTCCGATTGGGTCGAAACGCAGCG harbors:
- a CDS encoding M23 family metallopeptidase, translating into MVQPVGSSENRPGDHLSPSGFDYNRIDGVQGNRNVTSEFITEVEAMAQRLGTRPEYILAVMSFETGGSFSPGQRNNAGSGATGLIQFMPNTARELGTSTDALARMSAVDQLQYVERYFNNRSDPGELNTLEGVYTAVLYGSPRPDPNSTLFSQGSAAYRANAPLDTNRDGRITAGEATSFVRGRINGEAPPPTDTPPGNGDTPPQPSPRTGTVTVHRGETLSGIARENGVSLPALIAANPQIRNPNLIYPGQTVHLPGGGDGSVRVQSGDTLTGIAQRNGVSLSALLQANPQYRSNPDLIYPNQVVRIPGGGSSTPTNNGGGTDQPAPQPPSGDVRSYSPYTVYSTGERAAFAVSDPDQLQPHHDYQTQTREGQRLEVRDVVLHHNGQSQTRQAIPSPIAGTVVSAGPMGNAGNAVVLRGEQGQLVYIFHMSSIDVRAGQRVTYGQDLGNQGSTGNSTGPHVHIEASPQVIDRWVNDLLDGRFDGRRG